The genomic window AGATTCATATGAATTATGCTACATTCTTCCGGGTAAAAATAAAATTCTTGAAGAGAACTGGATCGATTGGGGGCGCCTTCATGACAGCCTCAATACCGGCCTTGACTTTGTAAGCTTTGTTGGAACAGTAGGTTATGAAGACCCTTTTTATCTTGGGGTTATGTATGCAAAAGATTCATCAGCTATGAAAGAAGGCCTGAAAAAATTATGGGGTGAAGGCAAAGCAAAAGCTAGCGCACTGTTGGAAAAGGAAAAACCCTTATACCGGAAAATTGAAATCCTACATGGATGGTATCAAAAGGATTTGTCTTATTGGCCATAAAACGAAATTAAAATGAAAACTCCCTCTATTTATCTTTTAACGGTTATGCTCTTTACCTGTTTCCTCGCCTACCCGGAACCAGGATATACCCAGCATAAGGAAACAAAACAATATCCGGTTCGGGAGATAAGAGACGGAATCTACCTGATCGGTGCTTTCGGTTGCAACATAGCTGTATCCGAAGGATCTGACGGGCTGCTGATCGTCGATTCCGGCCGTAAGGAAAGTGCGGGAACTTTAGATTCCGTATTATTTTATTCTTTTAATCTACCTGTCCGGTATGTGTTAAACACGCATTATCATTACGACCACGCTGGCGGGAACGAGAAATTTGGCAAAGATGGAGCCATTATTGCAGGCCACAGCAACTGTAGAAAACAAATGTCAAAGGAATGGAGCGTCCCGGAAATTGTTGGGATACAATACCCCACCATTCCACCTTATCCTGAGGCTGCCCTGCCAAAAATATGCTTTACCGACTCTCTATCCCTTCATTTCAATGGCGAAACCATTCATGCTTACCATTGTCCCTGTGCCCATTCAGATGCGGATGTAGTGTATCATTTCAAAAATGCCAACGTGGTTCATGCCGGAGATTTTTTCCTTTCCAATGGCTATCCCATTATCGACAATTTTCATGGCGGCTCATTCAAAGGAATTATCCATGCCATAGATCAAGTGCTAAGCATCTGTGATGAACAAACCATCATCATTCCAGGCCATGGCGAATTGTCAGACAAGAAAGGCCTGCTGGAATACCGCACCAAACTGGCAGAAACAGGTAAGCGAATAGAAAAACTTTTCAATGGAGGCAAAACGCTGGAAGAGGTTTTAGAAGCAAACCCGGCCAGAAGCCTTTTCAAAGGAGATCCATCCTGGCTGCCTCCTAAGCTTTTTGTGTATGGGGTATATAGAGATCTATCAAAAATTAAATAAAGAAAATGCCACTAAAACACCAACACACCAAAAACCACAAAAACCACAAAAATAGAGAGCCAGTATTTTTTTAGTGAAATTTCGTGCTTTGGTGTTTTGGTGGCGAAATATTTAATCTTCACACTACTTTATTAAAAAAAGAAATGAAAACACCCACCAACCGCAGAAATTTTCTGAAAAAATCGGCACTGGCCTTGGTC from Bacteroidales bacterium includes these protein-coding regions:
- a CDS encoding MBL fold metallo-hydrolase, giving the protein MKTPSIYLLTVMLFTCFLAYPEPGYTQHKETKQYPVREIRDGIYLIGAFGCNIAVSEGSDGLLIVDSGRKESAGTLDSVLFYSFNLPVRYVLNTHYHYDHAGGNEKFGKDGAIIAGHSNCRKQMSKEWSVPEIVGIQYPTIPPYPEAALPKICFTDSLSLHFNGETIHAYHCPCAHSDADVVYHFKNANVVHAGDFFLSNGYPIIDNFHGGSFKGIIHAIDQVLSICDEQTIIIPGHGELSDKKGLLEYRTKLAETGKRIEKLFNGGKTLEEVLEANPARSLFKGDPSWLPPKLFVYGVYRDLSKIK